One window of the bacterium genome contains the following:
- the cydB gene encoding cytochrome d ubiquinol oxidase subunit II, with protein sequence MLETIWFALWGVLWTVYFVLDGFDLGLGSTFLFLAKSEDERRVAVNAMGPFWDGNEVWLVTAGGVTFAAFPAAYATMFSVLYVPLMLLLFALIIRGVSFEFRNKVDDSGWRDLWDRCLAVGSFLPALLFGVAFANIFRGLTFTVNPPQNDTLLDLLNPYGLLGGLLFVAFFVVHGALWLAAKSEGYLRRRAETTVKWAWPVEVVLAVAFLVASAFATPLWENYGKWPLLLVLPLLAVAGLVMLRVALARGRRWAAWGWSAAAIAGAVLWGVGGLYPRLFWSRRDIDPGATLTAHNAASSPLTLKIMLGVALVMVPIVIAYQTWVYLKFRDVVRPEDFREHDAY encoded by the coding sequence ATGCTGGAGACGATCTGGTTCGCGCTTTGGGGCGTCCTCTGGACGGTCTACTTCGTGCTCGACGGCTTCGACCTCGGCCTCGGCTCGACCTTCCTGTTCCTCGCCAAGAGCGAGGACGAGCGGCGCGTCGCGGTCAACGCGATGGGGCCGTTCTGGGACGGCAACGAGGTCTGGCTGGTCACCGCCGGCGGCGTGACCTTCGCCGCCTTCCCCGCCGCCTACGCGACGATGTTCAGCGTGCTCTACGTGCCTCTGATGCTGCTGCTCTTCGCGCTGATCATCCGCGGCGTCTCGTTCGAATTCCGCAACAAGGTGGACGACTCGGGCTGGCGCGACCTCTGGGACCGCTGCCTCGCCGTCGGCAGCTTCCTCCCCGCGCTGCTGTTCGGCGTGGCCTTCGCCAACATCTTCCGCGGCCTCACGTTCACGGTGAACCCGCCGCAGAACGACACGCTGCTCGACCTGCTCAACCCGTACGGGCTGCTCGGCGGCCTGCTCTTCGTCGCCTTCTTCGTCGTCCACGGCGCGCTCTGGCTCGCCGCCAAGAGCGAGGGGTACCTGCGCCGGCGGGCCGAGACGACGGTCAAGTGGGCCTGGCCGGTCGAGGTCGTCCTCGCGGTCGCCTTCCTCGTCGCCTCCGCCTTCGCCACGCCGCTGTGGGAGAACTACGGCAAGTGGCCGTTGCTGCTCGTCCTGCCGCTCCTCGCCGTCGCGGGGCTGGTCATGCTGCGCGTCGCGCTGGCCCGCGGCCGGCGCTGGGCGGCGTGGGGCTGGTCGGCGGCGGCGATCGCCGGCGCCGTGCTCTGGGGCGTCGGCGGCCTCTATCCGCGCCTCTTCTGGTCGCGCCGCGACATCGATCCGGGCGCGACGCTCACCGCGCACAATGCGGCGTCGAGCCCGCTGACGCTGAAGATCATGCTCGGCGTGGCGCTGGTGATGGTGCCGATCGTGATCGCCTACCAAACGTGGGTCTACCTCAAGTTCCGCGACGTCGTGCGCCCCGAGGACTTCCGCGAGCACGACGCGTACTAG